A window from bacterium encodes these proteins:
- a CDS encoding NAD(P)-dependent oxidoreductase: MPRVVILGNTGFIGSGLQAHLQREGDCDVLGFSSRTMDLRLEEGVQALAAHVDSETVVVFASTITRERGDTLRTLMDNIAMAGHLGTFLEAHPPAKCVCISSDAVYPIQTQAITEDTPVAPGGNYYAISKYTAECVIRKSMQAKGIPLLVLRPTAVFGPGDTHNSYGPNAFIRSIIRERSIRLFGQGEERRDHLFINDLLRIVGRLIKTEATGVLNVATGVSRSFAEVVEVLRRAVPFEFAVSHLHRNGGVTHREFDVSRLRQQVGVFSFSGFEDAMRATFEQMYATTARP; the protein is encoded by the coding sequence ATGCCGAGAGTCGTGATCTTGGGGAACACCGGCTTTATTGGTAGCGGCCTGCAGGCACATCTCCAGCGTGAGGGGGATTGTGATGTCCTCGGGTTTTCTTCGAGGACGATGGATTTGCGGTTGGAAGAGGGGGTGCAAGCACTGGCAGCGCATGTGGACAGTGAGACGGTTGTGGTCTTCGCCTCGACGATCACACGCGAGAGGGGAGATACTCTGAGGACGCTCATGGACAACATCGCGATGGCAGGGCACCTCGGTACTTTTCTTGAGGCGCACCCTCCCGCAAAGTGTGTTTGCATCAGTTCAGACGCCGTTTACCCGATCCAGACCCAGGCAATAACGGAGGACACGCCCGTGGCGCCGGGGGGGAACTATTATGCAATCTCGAAATACACCGCTGAGTGTGTGATTCGGAAGTCGATGCAGGCCAAGGGTATCCCCCTGCTCGTGTTGCGCCCGACTGCGGTTTTTGGTCCTGGAGATACGCACAACTCCTATGGTCCTAACGCCTTCATCCGTTCGATAATTCGAGAACGTTCCATCCGCCTGTTTGGGCAAGGAGAGGAGAGAAGGGATCATCTTTTTATCAACGATTTGCTTCGCATTGTAGGGCGGCTCATCAAGACCGAGGCGACAGGCGTGCTCAATGTGGCCACCGGGGTCAGCCGTTCTTTTGCAGAGGTCGTAGAGGTGCTGAGGCGCGCTGTACCGTTTGAGTTCGCGGTGTCCCATCTTCATCGAAACGGTGGTGTGACTCACCGGGAATTTGATGTTTCGCGCCTACGTCAACAGGTGGGAGTTTTTTCCTTTTCGGGCTTCGAAGACGCCATGCGCGCGACGTTCGAGCAGATGTATGCGACCACGGCGAGACCCTAA
- a CDS encoding nucleotide sugar dehydrogenase, producing the protein MPPTAPIGFLGLSHLGLVTSIAWASRGDDVIGVDRDNSIIAALTRSQIPVHEPGLAELLRSARPRMTFNTDVATLAACPLVVLSQDVPTTEDNRGDVSAIRKLVEEAIPHLEPLTTLVLMSQLPPGFTRSLVERIGRNHPDKHLAVFYWVETLVFGQAVDRVLHPERIMLGCEAPDCLLPDVLKRELELFGCPVQRMRYESAELTKAAINLYLACGVTFANTLSDLCERVGADWSEVIPALRLDARIGPAAYIHPGLGISGGNLERDLVMLRTLAEEYGTDTSLIEAIVACNARRLRWVLDKLESLVFAYVPVPTIAVWGLAYKKGTHSLKNSPALSVISSLRSRATIRAYDPVVQSPVLAEGTTVASSRDEALAHADCLLIMTGWDEFETVDAATLMRAMRNPVVIDCVGALEKRREEFKGIRYVSMGRGMID; encoded by the coding sequence ATGCCCCCGACTGCGCCGATCGGTTTCTTAGGGCTCTCGCATCTCGGCCTTGTGACCAGCATCGCCTGGGCTTCGCGAGGCGATGATGTGATTGGGGTCGATCGCGACAACAGTATTATTGCAGCGCTCACCAGATCACAAATTCCCGTCCATGAGCCGGGACTTGCCGAGCTCCTACGATCCGCGCGCCCCAGGATGACATTCAACACGGACGTTGCCACCTTGGCCGCGTGCCCCCTGGTTGTTCTTTCGCAGGATGTCCCGACCACTGAGGATAACCGCGGTGACGTGTCGGCCATCCGTAAGCTCGTGGAGGAAGCGATCCCGCACTTGGAGCCCCTGACCACGTTGGTCCTCATGAGTCAACTTCCGCCCGGTTTCACGCGCTCGCTGGTAGAGCGCATCGGGCGGAACCATCCCGATAAGCACCTGGCCGTGTTCTACTGGGTGGAGACCTTGGTGTTCGGGCAGGCGGTGGATCGTGTTCTTCATCCGGAGCGGATCATGTTGGGGTGCGAGGCTCCTGACTGCCTGCTGCCCGATGTACTGAAACGGGAACTCGAACTTTTCGGTTGTCCAGTACAGCGCATGCGATATGAAAGTGCCGAGCTAACGAAGGCGGCGATTAATCTCTATCTTGCTTGTGGGGTGACTTTCGCAAATACGCTGTCAGACCTCTGTGAGAGAGTGGGCGCGGATTGGTCGGAGGTCATTCCCGCGCTCCGGTTGGATGCGCGCATTGGTCCGGCGGCCTACATTCACCCAGGCCTCGGGATCTCTGGTGGCAACTTGGAACGAGATCTGGTGATGCTACGAACTCTTGCGGAAGAGTATGGAACCGACACTTCTCTAATAGAAGCAATCGTCGCATGCAACGCCCGGCGACTGCGGTGGGTTCTCGACAAACTTGAATCCCTGGTGTTCGCTTATGTCCCGGTGCCAACGATTGCCGTGTGGGGTTTGGCGTATAAGAAGGGGACCCACTCACTGAAGAACTCGCCTGCGCTTAGCGTGATTTCCAGCCTGCGGTCGCGGGCGACCATTCGGGCGTACGACCCCGTTGTGCAGTCTCCGGTTTTGGCAGAAGGCACGACGGTGGCCTCTTCCCGGGATGAAGCCCTTGCCCACGCGGACTGTTTGTTGATCATGACGGGTTGGGACGAGTTTGAGACGGTTGATGCGGCTACCCTCATGCGGGCCATGCGGAACCCCGTAGTGATCGACTGCGTGGGCGCTCTCGAAAAGCGCCGGGAGGAATTCAAGGGAATCCGGTACGTTTCCATGGGGCGGGGGATGATCGATTGA
- a CDS encoding Gfo/Idh/MocA family oxidoreductase — protein sequence MKYLVVGYGNIGLKRKQLLGGRCIATVDPYNTAADYRTLSECPLAQYDAAVLAVPNQVKIELLDFLLNRGKHALVEKPLIFPDEATAHHLQQTAQRRRVIWYTSYNFRFEPHVIRLRDLIAAGSIGDVYRARMFYGYGTAGSVAGTWRDDRLGVLQDLASHLVDLTGFVFGRAGSDFLIWERGAHELTGADHCILATTDRRIVIECSYLSWKNRWTIEVIGARGALQMEGLTKWGASELVIQRRRFPSGVPDETREVVTAPDPTWAADLAHFEQMVIANKTSFENDLWMSRTLLHLATSSLS from the coding sequence ATGAAATACCTCGTCGTCGGCTATGGCAATATTGGGTTGAAACGGAAGCAATTGCTTGGTGGGCGATGCATTGCTACGGTGGATCCCTATAACACGGCGGCCGACTATCGGACCCTTTCGGAGTGCCCGCTGGCGCAGTATGATGCAGCCGTGCTCGCGGTTCCGAATCAGGTAAAGATCGAACTTTTGGATTTTCTATTGAACCGCGGCAAGCATGCGCTTGTGGAGAAGCCGTTGATATTTCCTGACGAGGCAACGGCGCATCACCTGCAACAGACGGCACAACGGCGGCGAGTGATCTGGTACACATCCTACAACTTTCGGTTCGAGCCCCACGTCATAAGACTTCGAGATCTTATCGCCGCCGGATCAATTGGGGACGTCTATCGAGCCAGGATGTTTTACGGGTACGGGACCGCTGGAAGCGTTGCCGGCACGTGGCGAGATGATCGGCTGGGGGTTTTGCAGGATCTGGCGAGCCATCTTGTTGATTTGACTGGTTTCGTCTTCGGCCGGGCCGGTTCGGATTTCCTGATCTGGGAACGGGGTGCACATGAGCTCACGGGGGCTGACCACTGCATCCTTGCCACGACGGATCGCCGTATCGTGATTGAATGTAGCTACCTGAGTTGGAAGAATCGGTGGACGATTGAAGTGATCGGGGCGCGAGGCGCACTTCAAATGGAAGGCTTGACGAAATGGGGCGCGAGCGAGTTGGTTATTCAGCGGCGCCGTTTTCCGAGTGGAGTCCCAGATGAAACCCGGGAGGTAGTCACCGCACCCGACCCTACATGGGCTGCAGACCTTGCACATTTTGAGCAGATGGTGATCGCGAACAAAACTTCATTCGAAAACGACCTCTGGATGTCCCGCACACTCCTTCATTTGGCGACCTCCTCGTTGAGCTGA